One window of Plasmodium falciparum 3D7 genome assembly, chromosome: 7 genomic DNA carries:
- a CDS encoding cysteine desulfurase, putative → MKFLQIIKHLKLQNKKNALDNFVNCRTYEHISNINKLFLNNFSSTKEHSEHGQVKHENFLNSTLKYEENSQNGSTNNLKNGKYNMYVSEGNVNINEEKYKDNNISSNNTQYNNNSSNSGSLNDEGPLWKEHIDDVVNENKKKKMNRFYLDSQATTMIDPRVLDKMLPYMTYIYGNAHSRNHFFGWESEKAVEDARTNLLNLINGKNNKEIIFTSGATESNNLALIGICTYYNKLNKQKNHIITSQIEHKCILQTCRFLQTKGFEVTYLKPDTNGLVKLDDIKNSIKDNTIMASFIFVNNEIGVIQDIENIGNLCKEKNILFHTDASQAAGKVPIDVQKMNIDLMSMSGHKLYGPKGIGALYIKRKKPNIRLNALIHGGGQERGLRSGTLPTHLIVGFGEAAKVCSLEMNRDEKKVRYFFNYVKDYLTKHLDYIVFNGCQINRYYGNMNISFLFVEGESLLMSLNEIALSSGSACTSSTLEPSYVLRSIGISEDIAHTSIRIGFNRFTTFFEVQQLCINLVKSVERLRSISPLYEMELEKKNPSNDDIPKFIWT, encoded by the coding sequence ATGAAATttcttcaaataataaaacatctCAAAttacaaaacaaaaagaacGCACTCGATAATTTTGTAAATTGTCGTACCTATGAACATATCAGTAATATTAACAAATTATTCCTCAATAACTTTAGTTCCACGAAGGAACATTCTGAACATGGTCAGGTAAAACATGAAAACTTCCTGAACAGTACattaaaatatgaagaaaacaGCCAAAATGGGTCAACAAATAATTTAAAGAATGGAAAGTACAATATGTATGTTTCTGAAGGAAatgttaatataaatgaagagaaatataaagataacaATATATCTAGTAATAATActcaatataataataatagtagtaattcTGGTAGTTTGAATGATGAAGGACCACTATGGAAAGAGCACATTGATGATGTAGTTaacgaaaataaaaaaaaaaaaatgaacagaTTTTATTTAGACAGTCAAGCAACCACAATGATTGACCCAAGAGTATTAGATAAGATGCTACCATATATGACATACATATATGGAAATGCTCATTCAAGAAATCATTTTTTTGGATGGGAATCAGAAAAGGCTGTCGAGGATGCACGAACAAATCTtttgaatttaataaatggTAAAAACAATaaggaaataatatttacatcAGGGGCAACTGAAAGTAATAATCTTGCTTTGATAggaatatgtacatattataataaattgaatAAACAAAAGAATCATATTATAACATCTCAAATTGAACATAAATGTATTTTACAAACATGTCGATTTTTACAAACAAAAGGATTTGAAGTAACCTATTTAAAACCAGATACAAATGGTTTAGTAAAAttagatgatataaaaaacagTATTAAAGATAATACTATAATggcatcatttatatttgtaaataatgaaattggTGTTATACAAGATATTGAAAATATAGGAAATTTgtgtaaagaaaaaaatattttatttcatacgGATGCTTCACAAGCTGCTGGAAAAGTCCCTATCGATGTACAAAAGATGAATATTGATTTAATGTCCATGTCTGGACATAAATTATATGGACCTAAAGGTATAGGtgctttatatataaaaagaaaaaaaccaAATATCAGATTAAATGCCTTAATCCATGGAGGTGGCCAAGAAAGAGGATTAAGATCAGGAACATTACCAACTCATTTAATTGTTGGTTTTGGCGAAGCTGCTAAGGTATGTTCTTTAGAAATGAATAGAGATGAGAAAAAAGTTAGAtacttttttaattatgtaAAAGATTATTTAACGAAACATTTAgattatattgtatttaaCGGATGTCAAATAAATAGATATTAtggaaatatgaatatatcctttttatttgttgAAGGAGAAAGTTTATTAATGTCTTTGAATGAAATAGCTCTAAGCTCGGGTTCAGCATGTACATCAAGTACATTAGAACCTAGTTATGTGCTTAGATCTATAGGAATTTCAGAAGATATAGCACATACATCTATTAGAATAGGTTTCAATAGATTTACTACTTTTTTTGAGGTACAACAATTGTGTATAAATTTAGTAAAATCGGTCGAAAGATTGAGGAGCATCTCACCTCTATATGAAATGGagttagaaaaaaaaaatccctCGAATGACGACATTCCAAAGTTTATATGGacataa